A single region of the Anaerolineae bacterium genome encodes:
- a CDS encoding Radical SAM, Pyruvate-formate lyase-activating enzyme like: MDTDFTREAILQKPVAEGTLRCHVCERRCVIPPGQLGWCRTRLNRGGKLLTLVYGAISTMTANAIEKKPLYHFYPGTKTMTAGGWCCNFPCLWCRNWDLAHAEAPLTGEFISPSQFVSIAEEAGCQGIAMSFNEPTLALEWVLNAFEIAQARGLYNVFVTNGYMTPEALMFLINAGMHAMNIDINTDVALARRFLDGVDMERIWMNCKIALQYGVHVEISTLVIPALNDDEGVLRGIARRIAVELGADIPWHLSGYVPSYKYNAPHTPLYTLEMAWEIGKGAGLHYVYINQQGNRHENTECPNCGSLLIRRLGPLVLSNVIRNGACPRCGTAIRGVWG, translated from the coding sequence ATGGACACTGATTTCACCCGCGAAGCCATCCTTCAGAAACCGGTCGCAGAGGGAACCCTACGCTGTCACGTGTGTGAACGGCGTTGCGTTATTCCACCCGGTCAACTGGGATGGTGTCGCACGCGTTTGAATCGTGGCGGGAAGTTATTAACCCTGGTCTATGGGGCGATTTCCACCATGACCGCCAACGCCATCGAGAAAAAACCGCTCTACCACTTCTACCCAGGCACGAAAACCATGACCGCCGGTGGCTGGTGTTGCAATTTTCCCTGCCTGTGGTGTCGCAACTGGGATCTAGCCCATGCTGAGGCGCCGCTGACGGGCGAATTTATCTCCCCTTCTCAATTTGTCAGCATTGCCGAGGAAGCAGGCTGCCAGGGGATTGCCATGTCGTTCAATGAACCCACCCTCGCTCTCGAGTGGGTGCTGAATGCCTTTGAGATAGCTCAGGCACGGGGATTATATAATGTCTTCGTCACCAATGGTTACATGACTCCCGAAGCATTGATGTTTCTGATTAACGCAGGGATGCACGCCATGAACATCGATATCAACACCGATGTCGCCCTTGCCCGTCGTTTTCTGGACGGCGTGGATATGGAACGCATCTGGATGAATTGCAAAATTGCATTGCAATACGGCGTGCATGTTGAAATATCCACGCTGGTGATCCCTGCCCTGAACGATGACGAGGGCGTTCTCAGAGGCATTGCGCGGCGCATTGCGGTTGAATTAGGCGCAGATATCCCCTGGCATCTATCGGGATACGTCCCCTCCTATAAGTATAACGCTCCTCATACGCCCCTCTATACCCTTGAAATGGCCTGGGAGATTGGCAAGGGCGCCGGTCTGCATTACGTCTATATCAATCAACAGGGCAACCGTCATGAGAACACTGAATGCCCCAACTGCGGCAGTCTGTTAATCCGGCGCCTGGGTCCGCTTGTCCTGTCGAATGTGATCCGCAACGGTGCCTGTCCGCGTTGCGGCACTGCGATTCGAGGTGTATGGGGATAA
- a CDS encoding Protein-L-isoaspartate O-methyltransferase, with amino-acid sequence MKRAFLLRMTAFVFSVWTVLLTACGPAVTPLPAPTSTLTTETPLDEAEFTRRRLAMVENTIVARGVKNPDVLAAMRTVPRHRFVPEEYLDFAYNDHPLPIGYGQTISQPYIVAWMTELADLKAGERVLEIGTGSGYQAAVLAQMGYLEVYSIEIIPQLAETAAKRLAELGYPVQVRQGDGYYGWPEVAPFDAIIVTAAPDHLPAPLVEQLKEGGRLIIPIGPPGSYQTLWKFVKQDGELTAYELGGVAFVPFTGEGAQKGLPSPTP; translated from the coding sequence ATGAAACGAGCTTTTTTGCTACGGATGACAGCTTTTGTCTTCAGTGTATGGACTGTCTTGCTTACTGCCTGCGGTCCTGCTGTTACACCGCTTCCTGCACCCACTTCAACCTTAACAACCGAGACCCCATTGGATGAAGCGGAGTTTACCCGCCGCCGACTGGCGATGGTGGAAAACACCATTGTCGCGCGCGGAGTGAAAAACCCGGATGTCCTTGCTGCTATGCGAACCGTGCCACGCCATCGTTTTGTACCCGAAGAATATCTGGATTTTGCCTATAATGACCACCCGTTGCCAATTGGTTACGGACAGACCATCTCACAGCCCTATATTGTAGCCTGGATGACCGAACTGGCTGACTTGAAAGCTGGCGAGCGGGTTTTAGAAATCGGCACCGGTTCGGGCTATCAGGCCGCAGTCTTAGCCCAAATGGGCTATTTAGAGGTCTATAGCATCGAGATCATCCCCCAGCTTGCCGAAACAGCTGCCAAACGGTTAGCCGAATTGGGTTATCCGGTACAGGTTCGCCAGGGAGATGGATATTACGGTTGGCCAGAGGTGGCGCCTTTTGATGCCATCATCGTAACGGCTGCCCCAGACCATCTCCCCGCCCCTCTGGTCGAGCAACTCAAGGAAGGTGGACGTCTGATCATTCCGATTGGACCACCGGGTAGTTATCAAACTTTATGGAAATTTGTCAAGCAGGATGGGGAACTGACAGCCTACGAACTGGGTGGAGTAGCCTTTGTGCCCTTTACCGGCGAAGGAGCGCAAAAAGGCCTTCCTTCTCCCACACCATGA
- a CDS encoding Oligopeptide transport ATP-binding protein OppF: protein MVVEAPTTIKSEIDQRQVLLSIQNLHVWYELRRFGFGIVGYVRAVDNISFDLHRGEAIAVVGESGCGKSTLMKTILGLVKPRQGQVIFEGKDIAQADSATLKWYRSQVGYIQQDPYGALPPFMSVRRILEEPLVIAGIKNRQERLERIHRVMEEVKLYPVEDFLGKFPHMLSGGQQQRVVIARAMILNPKLIVADEPVSMLDASVRVEILKLLRSLQESHNLSFIYITHDLSTVKYFSERIFVMYAGKLVEQSPIGELLKNPLHPYTHALLSATSDPDARNALSFREVPPGEPPSLVKPPPGCRFHPRCAQAIQGLCEVEEPPEFNPVPDHRVACWLHKEGAD, encoded by the coding sequence ATGGTTGTAGAAGCCCCCACCACGATCAAATCTGAAATCGATCAACGTCAGGTGTTGCTTTCCATTCAAAATTTGCATGTCTGGTATGAATTACGCCGCTTTGGATTTGGGATTGTGGGCTATGTTCGGGCGGTGGATAATATCAGCTTTGATCTGCATCGCGGCGAAGCGATTGCTGTGGTTGGCGAGAGCGGTTGTGGGAAATCCACCCTGATGAAAACGATTCTCGGTCTGGTAAAACCCCGCCAGGGGCAGGTGATCTTTGAAGGGAAAGACATTGCCCAGGCCGACTCAGCCACCTTAAAATGGTATCGTTCGCAGGTTGGGTACATCCAGCAAGACCCCTACGGCGCTTTGCCTCCCTTCATGAGCGTACGGCGCATTTTGGAAGAGCCCCTGGTGATCGCCGGGATCAAGAACCGACAAGAGCGTTTAGAGCGCATCCATCGGGTCATGGAAGAGGTCAAGCTCTATCCGGTAGAAGACTTCTTAGGCAAATTCCCCCATATGTTGAGCGGCGGACAACAGCAACGCGTGGTGATCGCCCGGGCGATGATCCTGAATCCCAAACTGATTGTAGCTGATGAGCCGGTTTCGATGCTCGATGCCTCGGTGCGGGTGGAGATTTTGAAACTCCTGCGCAGCTTACAAGAATCCCATAATTTATCTTTCATCTACATCACCCATGACTTATCCACGGTCAAATATTTCTCCGAACGCATCTTCGTGATGTACGCCGGCAAACTGGTAGAACAAAGTCCGATTGGAGAGTTACTAAAAAATCCGCTCCATCCCTATACCCATGCTTTGCTCTCGGCGACCTCTGACCCGGATGCCCGCAATGCCCTCTCGTTCCGAGAAGTGCCCCCCGGCGAACCGCCCAGTCTGGTAAAGCCCCCGCCCGGCTGTCGCTTTCATCCGCGTTGTGCCCAGGCCATTCAAGGCTTGTGCGAGGTTGAAGAACCTCCTGAATTTAACCCTGTTCCCGATCACCGCGTGGCGTGTTGGTTGCATAAGGAAGGGGCTGATTGA
- a CDS encoding Oligopeptide transport ATP-binding protein OppD, whose translation MTNGDQILLNVENLVMHFATLRGPVQAVDGVDFQLGVNRAVVILGESGCGKSSLAKAILRLLPRNIARYSGRIFLHGRDVMQLSDEEFRQNIRWVEMSLVPQAAMNALNPVLRVGDQVAEPAMIHMGMSKAEALEAARTMFQRVGVAEDFLTRYPFELSGGMRQRVALAMALVTLPSLVILDEPTSALDLLTQANIFNTLKRIKKELGTSFILITHDIATSSELADDVAVMYAGQIVETGEAKDFFPDPLHPYSKMLMASVPRLRADQDPQFITGQPPSLISPPTGCRFAERCPARFEKCAEEPPVIERDGRQVRCWLYA comes from the coding sequence ATGACGAATGGCGATCAAATTCTACTGAATGTCGAGAACCTGGTGATGCACTTTGCCACTCTGCGCGGCCCTGTGCAAGCGGTGGATGGAGTGGATTTCCAATTAGGGGTCAATCGAGCGGTGGTGATTTTGGGCGAATCGGGGTGCGGGAAAAGCTCGCTCGCTAAAGCAATTCTGCGGCTGCTGCCGCGCAATATTGCCAGGTACAGTGGTCGGATTTTCCTTCACGGTCGCGATGTGATGCAATTGAGCGATGAGGAATTCCGTCAGAACATCCGCTGGGTGGAAATGTCCCTTGTCCCCCAGGCGGCGATGAATGCTCTTAACCCTGTCTTGCGGGTTGGTGATCAGGTGGCAGAGCCGGCCATGATCCACATGGGGATGAGCAAAGCCGAAGCTCTGGAAGCCGCCCGCACGATGTTCCAACGGGTGGGCGTCGCGGAGGATTTCCTTACCCGCTATCCCTTTGAGTTGAGCGGCGGAATGCGCCAACGGGTTGCCCTGGCAATGGCTTTGGTGACCCTGCCCAGCCTGGTGATCCTCGACGAGCCGACCTCGGCGTTGGATTTGCTGACCCAGGCGAATATCTTCAATACCCTGAAGCGGATCAAGAAAGAGCTGGGCACCAGTTTTATCTTGATCACCCATGATATTGCCACGTCGAGTGAACTGGCTGACGATGTGGCGGTGATGTATGCAGGGCAGATTGTCGAGACGGGTGAGGCGAAAGATTTCTTCCCCGACCCCCTCCATCCTTACTCGAAGATGCTGATGGCAAGTGTGCCGCGCTTGCGCGCCGATCAAGACCCGCAGTTTATTACCGGGCAACCACCCAGCCTGATCTCACCGCCAACCGGTTGCCGCTTTGCCGAACGTTGTCCGGCCCGCTTTGAAAAATGCGCCGAAGAACCGCCGGTTATTGAAAGAGATGGACGCCAGGTACGCTGCTGGTTGTATGCCTGA
- a CDS encoding binding-protein-dependent transport systems inner membrane component, translated as MMRVRNLIGDLLRYPSAIIGILVVLTLIGVATYTVIKIPYREAIRLWRGGEDVWYQNPKYAAPAWLNYFYRKKQPISFAVNSAEGEMQKTIIPADETISTIELRYSFEFQYDEFPQDLILYFRNSFVEKSPFVSVMWITPDEREVRIVDMAVDRTETFRFSQDQKLQKRLKTQNEVIPALFSDPNKEGYQPLKGKYTLVITATTFEPNADVNAEFVLHGKLYGLAGTDQYRRDITLALLWGTPIALAFGLLASLGTSLLSMIIAAIGTWYAGWVDELIQRITEINLVLPFLAILIMVGTFYSRSIWVILGVTILLSIFSGAIKTYRAIFMQSKESPYIEAARAYGASNLRIIFAYLIPRMIPLLIPSLVSSVPSYVFLEASLAVLGLGDPVLPTWGKVIENAFTDGALYRGLYYWVLEPAVLLMLTGLGFAMLGFALDRVFNPRLRDI; from the coding sequence ATGATGCGCGTACGAAATCTGATTGGAGATCTATTACGCTACCCTTCGGCGATCATCGGCATCCTGGTGGTCTTAACCCTGATTGGGGTAGCTACCTATACGGTCATTAAGATTCCTTACCGGGAAGCGATTCGTTTATGGCGGGGAGGGGAGGATGTCTGGTATCAAAATCCAAAGTATGCCGCCCCTGCCTGGTTAAATTATTTCTATCGCAAGAAACAGCCGATTTCATTTGCTGTCAACAGTGCCGAGGGGGAAATGCAAAAGACGATCATTCCCGCCGATGAGACAATCTCGACCATAGAATTGAGGTACTCTTTTGAATTTCAGTACGATGAATTTCCACAAGACCTGATCCTCTATTTCCGAAATAGCTTTGTTGAGAAATCGCCCTTTGTATCCGTAATGTGGATAACTCCCGATGAGCGAGAAGTGCGTATAGTGGATATGGCGGTTGATCGAACGGAGACCTTTCGTTTTTCGCAGGATCAGAAATTACAAAAACGCTTGAAAACCCAGAATGAGGTCATCCCTGCTTTGTTTAGTGATCCCAACAAAGAGGGATATCAACCTCTCAAGGGGAAGTACACGCTGGTCATTACTGCGACCACCTTTGAGCCGAATGCGGATGTGAACGCTGAGTTTGTCCTGCATGGAAAACTCTACGGTCTGGCCGGCACCGATCAATACCGGCGCGATATTACCCTGGCTTTGTTATGGGGGACACCGATTGCCCTGGCGTTTGGATTGTTGGCTTCGCTCGGCACTTCTCTGTTATCCATGATCATTGCCGCGATTGGCACCTGGTACGCTGGCTGGGTGGATGAATTGATTCAACGTATTACTGAAATCAACCTGGTGCTGCCGTTTTTGGCAATCTTGATTATGGTAGGCACATTTTACTCGCGGAGCATCTGGGTGATCTTGGGGGTAACGATCTTACTAAGCATCTTCTCCGGAGCGATCAAGACCTATCGGGCGATCTTCATGCAGTCGAAAGAGTCGCCTTATATCGAGGCTGCTCGTGCATACGGGGCTTCGAATCTGCGCATTATTTTTGCTTATTTGATCCCGCGCATGATCCCGCTGCTGATCCCATCGCTGGTTTCATCGGTGCCTTCCTATGTCTTCCTCGAGGCCTCGTTAGCTGTATTGGGGCTGGGCGATCCTGTACTACCGACCTGGGGCAAAGTGATTGAGAATGCTTTTACCGATGGGGCTTTATATCGCGGCCTCTACTACTGGGTACTCGAGCCGGCAGTCTTGTTGATGCTGACCGGTTTGGGATTTGCGATGTTGGGCTTTGCGTTGGATCGAGTTTTTAACCCACGACTGAGGGATATTTAG
- a CDS encoding Oligopeptide transport system permease protein OppB yields MSTETVPLSPPLEKGKAKTTSESTLMRVVKYTAIRLVTIFITVVIGVYLTILIANMGGYVDTILRNEIRYNAAQAVLANPASRNLAPEVRERLIQERIALEEKRIGLDQPFAVRSFRYLRNALTLNLGYAIYMNSDSGSRQVRLILLERLPATLLLTGTSELILFFASVFLALSLSRKYGSFWDKVTIALSPTSSAPPWFYGIFFILIFAAILKILPFGGLVDVPPPDNPIDYGLSVLKHLILPASSVIVSSIFLSIYNWRTYFLIYSSEDYVDMARAKGLSSRDIERRYILRPTLPTIVTNFALLVISLWTGFTITETVFLWPGLGRTLYQAIGLYDTPVIVGSTIIYAYLLGITVFLLDIIYAIIDPRVKIGGGGSPQ; encoded by the coding sequence ATGAGCACTGAAACAGTTCCTTTATCTCCTCCTCTCGAGAAAGGCAAAGCAAAGACTACTTCTGAAAGTACCTTGATGCGGGTGGTCAAATACACAGCCATCCGCCTGGTGACGATTTTTATCACGGTTGTCATAGGGGTCTACTTAACCATTTTGATTGCCAACATGGGTGGCTATGTAGACACCATCCTGCGCAACGAGATCCGCTATAATGCTGCGCAGGCGGTGTTGGCAAATCCAGCCAGCCGAAACCTGGCTCCAGAAGTCCGTGAGCGATTGATTCAAGAGCGAATTGCCCTAGAGGAAAAACGAATCGGCCTGGATCAGCCCTTTGCTGTTCGTTCTTTTCGTTATTTGCGCAACGCCCTCACGCTCAACCTCGGTTATGCGATCTATATGAACAGCGATAGCGGCTCCAGGCAGGTGCGTCTGATCCTGCTTGAGCGTCTGCCGGCTACCCTGCTTCTGACCGGAACATCGGAATTAATTTTATTTTTCGCCAGTGTGTTTTTAGCGCTCTCCTTATCTCGGAAGTATGGTAGCTTTTGGGACAAGGTGACCATTGCGCTCTCACCGACTTCGTCTGCCCCACCGTGGTTTTACGGCATCTTTTTTATCTTAATCTTTGCTGCGATCTTGAAAATCCTTCCTTTTGGAGGTTTGGTGGATGTCCCGCCTCCTGACAACCCCATCGATTATGGACTGAGTGTCTTGAAACACTTAATTTTGCCGGCCAGCTCAGTTATCGTCAGTTCAATCTTTCTGAGCATCTACAACTGGCGTACGTATTTTTTGATTTACTCGAGCGAAGATTATGTGGATATGGCGCGAGCCAAAGGTCTTTCCTCTCGCGATATTGAGCGGCGGTATATCTTACGTCCGACCTTGCCAACCATTGTGACCAATTTTGCGCTGCTGGTGATTTCACTCTGGACAGGTTTTACCATTACCGAGACAGTTTTCTTGTGGCCCGGCTTGGGCAGGACTCTGTATCAGGCGATCGGCCTTTATGATACTCCGGTCATCGTTGGCTCAACGATCATCTATGCCTATTTACTCGGTATTACAGTATTTCTACTGGATATTATCTATGCCATTATTGATCCGCGAGTGAAGATTGGTGGTGGAGGCAGTCCTCAATGA